The nucleotide window CAGAAAAGGTGGAATATAATGAAGTTGAGTGGGAAAGGGCTTTGCGTGGTCCTCTCCAGCAGCCTCCTCTTCGCCTGCGCTCTCAGCGAACTCGTGCTCGGGTTAAGATGCGTCTCGCTGGGCTCCAGCGTCAAAGAACACTTCCACCTCGGCGCCCCGGCGGGAGCCTTCTACTCCGGGCTGCTCCTCGGGACCGGACAGGTGGTCCTGGCCGTAGCGCTGCTCTGCTGCACCGGGAAGCCGCGGGGCAGGAATTTGGTGCTCCTGGGGGTTGTGGTCTTCCTGCTGGGGGTGCTCGCCGCCTTCTCCGGGGCCGTGGTGGACGGGGACACCGCTTCTCTGGTGGAAAGGAAGTTCTCGCACTACTGCGTCCACACGGGCCAGGTGAGCCGCGCTTGCCGGGAGCTGAGGGAGTACCGCAGGAGTTTGGTCATCTCCACCGTGCTCAGCACGCTCGAGTGTCTCTTGGGGCTGCTCAACCTGGTGCTCATCCAAAGGTACAAAGCGGCCCAGTTCTCCAGGACCAGGCAGGTTCAGAGGCAGAGCTCCGGACCCATCATTTTCAACGAGGAGCGCGACTGTTCCTCGGCCGACTTCCAGCCCGTCTCTTATATCAATCTGGCCGTGTTGAACGTGCTGGACGAGAGCGGGGGGGAAGCCCAACGCGCCGGGCACCCCTCCGTAGAGCTGCCGGGGTACTCGCCGGCCGACCCGGAACTCAACCACTGCTTCCCCTTCTCTTTCCCGCTTCCCAGTGAAATGCCGCCGGCATATGAGGACATCTTCCCCGCCCAGGCACGCGACACATAGTGGCTGTGGTTTGCTTTCCTGCAGGCCGCCccaccctaacctaaccctgaCCCCGGACCCCTAACCCGCTTCCAACTCGCCCACAACAAGGACAAAAtaattttcttccagcttccTGTAATTTGCATTAACATCCTAgtccaggggtggcgaacatgtTAGAAACAAAGAACCAAAATTTGAAACTTGCGTCGGAAGCGGCATAAGAAATCCAATCCGCCAAATTCActtttaaacataatttatttattgtttttaatgggccctgatgaatttgagtgtgattTAAGAGAAGCGAGGCAAAGacagtatatataaaatatgataagaagcaaagagccgcattccttttggccgggagccgcatatggctcgagagccgcgtgttcgccacccctgtccTAGTCGCACTATAGGAAAGCAACAAGCTATTAGTATAAGCAACTTGGTGGAAAAGCCAAGTTTGTGTCGGAATATTTGCTGTTCAGATTTATACTCGTGAATAAAAAGTGTATTTAACCTTCCCTGAACCTttgtaaaaaatgcattttgtttttatttattggaaGACATCAAATTACTTCAGttatcatttaaactgggagtcAAGGGGGGTCACTGGGAATTTGGCTGAGCCCCCAGAAGATGCACTGAATGTCAGCAAAGACTGCACACAAGCACAACATTGAACAAAATCTAggaattattcattattattataatatttctGCCTGTTTTTAAATACACTACAGCAAGAAAGTTTGCACATTAACAATATGTTTACACAAAATGTTAACAAGACCAAAAATCTCTACAATAAAAGAAATGGATTGGTTGAAAACACTGCATCATGTCTCCTTATGCCAAGAATTGGCAGGAAACATACAACCTTTTTTAAGCAAATGATGACATGTTAAATGATTATTTCAATCATTCATATTTCATATGATGATTTACCTTGATATGGCAACATTATATTGAACTTTTGGGCATTTTTGTTCAAACACAAgcacaaaatgtttttaagattTACATAGCTAACTATCattaactcattttctgaaccgcttatcctcacaagggtcgcagggggtgctggagcctatcccaactaactatgggcaacgggggtggggggttggcGGGGCAGCTGCtctgaatcgggggccagccaattgcatgaCAAATAGCTAACAATGTATGACAATTTCATTATCAAAGTCTAGTGAAATTCTCATTACTTTCTCATTACACCAactttaataattttaaaataattttcagatCTTGTAGCATCTTGAACACAATCATACAGTGAAAAAACCCCCATAAGAAACAATAAATATAATCTTTACCTTTCCTAAATTTCACCgacttaaaataaatacatgctcacacaccaaaaaatatgttcattttaGCCTGCGTAATAAAAAATGGATACGCAAACGCTCATAGTTACAATACCGCTCTCTCTGTATGAAAAATGTTACACTACTGCATTACTTTTCAGTTAGGTGATGTATTTTAGCCAAGTATTATTAGTCAAGACAGCTTGGCAAGACAGCGATGAGCCCATCTCTAATTAGGTGTCTTAATTGCCATTATGAGGAAAATAATGTGACCTTGAATAGGAGGAACAGATTGTTTCAATTCCTGCAGCAGTTTACGTGTTCTTTCTATTCTTCCCAAGTGAAATGAACATGCATCCATTGAAGATTGTCTTGGAGTtaatgtgagtgagtgtgtgttaacctttttattaaaatgttctAGTTCAATGCTAATATTCTGCTATTAAAAGATCTTTTTTGTTCATCCTTGATGGGAACTTAAGGAAATACTTACTAGACAGTGAGTCCCACTACTTATTTTCACTCCTAACTTTTCAACGAGGCTCGCTTGCCTGATGTATGGTGGATtaacaccaaaaaaatgaaaagaacatCTATTCTTCTCACTATTACAAAGAAAATACACTTCAGGAATTGGCTAAAAAAACTCATCAGAAGACGGAAGCCTAGGTAGATAAGAAATGGAAGGAAGAGTATAGGAAGATGCTGAGGAAGTAGAAAAGACAACGTGAATTTAAAACACTTTACAACAAAGTACGTGAGAAATGAGAAGCTGTCAGCAGAAACTTTTTACTTTCACGAAGCCTgccttcacttttttttgcctgaTACTCATCCATTGTTGATGATGAGACAGTTGGGTGGGAAACCTCAAATATTCTCAACCTATCATGAAATCTATCTGGTAGGAAAAAGTCAGAGGTGATAGAAAAGATGGAATTCAGTGTATTGATTTTGGCGAGATGCGTGTGCatgcattgttttgttttgtgtgtgtgtgcattgttttTAGTGTTCAACTGAGCAGATTCCTGCATGGAAATATTGTAGCATAGTACAGTGCTGTCCAAGCATCAAGCAGTGAATCATTTAGCATAAATTGctccaatttatttttaactctttATACCAGTGGTGTcaggtactcggccgtttggtcacagtccactcagtgaaactgctcagggccattgttggcttttattgatgcgtagacagtgttgttttaccttgttttgtcgccggacttttggtcgccggacttttggtcgccggacttttggtcgccggacttttggtcgccggacgtttggtcgcccattgtttgggtccgggcgaccaaacgtccggtcacgcggatatcagactcgggttggttcgcgggccgcgttaacgtcaactcgatttcatgtgggccggaccatttcagataaacttagatagactttttataaatggattaaaagaactggattaaaatccatgaatattccattttttatagatcgaaaacaatgtttattttagcttttttaaaatatatttttagatgttacaaaatgattttttaactaaaaacacagaaaaaaattcattaaaaaattacaatcattgatttaaaagggggaaatcaggaaatttaatatacatctatactcttcattttaatttgatcctaaaacagaaagtcggcactcatgatttactttcccgggccacacaaaatgatgcggcgggccagatttggcccccgggccgccactttgacacatctgctTTATACGTTACTCATTTTCTCAGTCAGATgtcccaatcaaaatgaattggatgaatTGGGCAAGACCCCATAAATAGCGCTCAAGGATACTGGTATCAaaaggtttatttatttatttatttattttaaatacctagaagaatattttttctccatgcCCAGCTAAAACCCACAATTTAATTAACCACCACAGGGAAAATAACTGCAAAAAAGgatctttttaaaaagaaaaatatttgctcTGCTTCAGATAATCCACCGTGTGCCATCCTTTATTACTAAATCTAAGGTATTTTATATtacttttaaatgtatattttctgGCACAAATCCTGGAGATCACTCACATACCTACAAAGTATatcttttctttcaaattgCTTCTCGGACAAAACCTTTACAAAGCTTTTAGTTGACTTCAATTGGAATTTAAACAAAATCATTTccatcattatttaaaaaaaaattgatgcaACAATGCTGCTGTTGTTTTGATGTAACTTCATCACAAAGGcctgtttctatttaaaaatccaTGCGATCCCATTCCGCAAACAAAACACATCATTTATTTGAGTTTATGGCTAGTAATTATGACATCTATATGTTATAGATTAACTGCTTGCCAATGCGACTTCATTGGAAGCCTGAGAGCATCGACAAGTTTATTGAGTGTACTCGGTCGACCTGTTTGTTATTTCCCTCTCCGAGAGTGAGCATGTTTTATTGTGAAGTCAAATTTGGTGCCACAAAGTTGGAGCACACAATTAAAGTATGTGTTGGGCATAATTAAACATCCTCCGGGCACAAATTGATAAAGTAAGCGATCAATAAGTGAACTCCATTACTTACATTAGTAGTCGCTGAGATTTCCTTGCTCATTTAAAGTCAGCTTGGTGCCGTGGAAATCCTCCATTCTGGTGTTCAAACATAACAAGGCAAAGAATCTGCTTTAGGGAGAGTCGctaacataaataaatcatacatATAAATGCTTGCTTCTATTGTTTATGTTACGATCGTGCCGAGACGTcatggcgcgatcggagggatttggacccagtagcagggaagcaggaggggacgagacgaactgtgctcatgatagtaactttaatgactcaaaacgccttacaaaataacaaggacttgtatatcccaaaacaaaacaaaaccggagcatggagaacaatACCTTTGCAgtgatgtatgcagtatcacgcagtacgatccgacaaatgaataccaattcagtcgtgtttaattacacacatccggaagtaatcatCGATCACCcgcagctgctcgaacctgACGGCAaagcaggagggacaaacgagctgctcgtGACAGTTAAAgttccagagctgccaacctcattcgaccccatttcaggagtactcttgtcccatttccggagtgaatgcgattcacgcaaaatcgatataaaatgtaaaaaaaggacaatttcaatcaaactgttattaccATGTTATTACattcattgaaatattgtggttttgcaaactacagaaaaagtacagcataatgaaaataagtttatctttgtgtttgggtccttctacttgcgttttacagtcagtaaatccaacatgtgtcacgctgaagtcgcactgctgtgcaatgtgcaaatgtcggtccttttggagacgacattcgtcgcacaagacgaattaTTAGTCAGCacttgtaactcagatgattcacaatgtaCTCGTGTGACCAAATtattccggtttacagtgcagttgaatcaagatggcagaaggcgaagcgatggtgtgaatttatAGTTATAAAACTATTAATTTTAACCTCGTactagttcaattttaatctcttaatattgagatttctctcttggattattacgataaatgacttcttgtaatttcccgcggcaaCACCCGagcattgctcacggcacaccagttGGTTGGGAAACGTTACCCTAGAGGACACTCCCAGCATCCCTAAGCTCCGCCTCTGCTAACTACAAATGGCCCACGTAAAGATGAGTTCGACACCCCGGGTATATACGATCGAATCTGAGGCTATTCTTCAAGTGCAATATAAATAACATTACGTTGAAAGCTAACTTCCTTGTAAAGGATTGCGCGCACATCCGTACATGCAGTCTATTATCATAAAATCAGCGTTATCCGTGTCCAAGACACTATTCTCTGGGTGAGGGATTTTTAGTTGGATTGTGTTGCTGCATTAGTGTAATGAGCTTCCGGCACTGGTCACACAAGGTAGCAAATCGCTGACTTGCATCTCACTGAGGCGTCAATGGAGTGTCTCCACGCAAGTGATGGCGCTGCAGGAAGTATGATGAATGTTGATATGTTCGAGTGGAGATCGCCAGGGAGGGCTGATGGAGTGACATTTAAAGCGGCAATCCGGGAGACACTTTGTATATCACGGCGAAGACGACGTGCTGCACTCACATGCCTAATTCTCTATTCCGTATAGTGCTCGAACACAATTATCTCATTGAGAGAGAAAGATCAGTCTAATCTAATGTTTATTACAGAGGAGAAATTTACTCCGCAGGACTCTGAGAAGTGCTGACAACATTTGGTCATTAGTAACTCTTAAAATTGAGCGAACCAATCTGGAGGGCAACATTTTTGCTCCGGCACTGGTAATGGATCCTCTCAAAGCGCCTACCAATATTTTGAGTGCGTATCAAGGGGGAAAACTCGCTGGCTATCCTTCggaaaagaaaatcaatatCCTTAAAAGCATTTTATTGGACGTATCCATTTGTCTGTGTGCTCTAGTGTCCAAAGTGAAGAGAGATTCAGTGGTTTTTAAAAGCCAAACAATGGGGCCTTGCGTAACTATAATGGCTTTTATTGCTGATGTACAATATACATCTGCAAATACGTACCTGTTAGGGAGCGTCTATTGTATAAGGAAGTTTTGGATTTTGAAGTTTCTTTTCTGGGAAAGTCTTTCAAACTTGGATTAGGGTTCCAAAGTAGTGTTTGCGACTAGGGGTAGGGTTTAAAATCTTGTGTTATGTAAAACACTGGCTTTCAAACTAGTGTTAGGGTTTTGAAATAGGGTCAAAAACCCAAGTTAAAGTTTCAAACTCGGGTTAGGGTTCCAAGGTAGGCTTAAAAACCCAAGTTAGAGTTCAAAATTGGCGATTTTTTACATTAGGATTAGGTTTTAAAAATAGAGTTAGGGGTATATAAGTTGAGTTATTGTTTCagacaagggttagggttacaaagTAGGGCTTCAAACCTGAGATAggtttttaatctaaaaaagaaaatcaaaagcaAAGTGTGCAGGCAGTAACttagttatttttaattaattaaatttaattaaagATGAGGATacaaacaaattaaagtcaAGGTTTTCATGGAGTAAAAACCTTGAATTTTTTACCACTCATCCAACCATTGCTCCCAATCCTCACAGtccaaatggaatggacgtctatcactgtcaataggagccaatgagttatcgtatttattcgagtataacgtgcacacgtgtataacgcgcacccataatttgcgactaaaattggtatacatgcggcccagtggcgcgagtggttagcgcgtcggcctcacagcacagctctggagtccaattttaaatccttaaagtctaattcatcaccataatatttaaaaattttcaaagtctgattcatcatcatcagattcaccaaacaattaatTCCATATTTTTTCTAAGCATGAGCACCGGccaatagaacgggctctcgcgccccatctagcggacaaagacaggtctTACGTCTCCCAATTTAACGGCTGCTGAGGGGACCTTTTCACCAGCGGAGCGCAGTGTTCCACCAGGATTCGTGTATAATGCGCACCCAAActttgtttcagttttttggtaaaaaatgtTCCACGTTCtacttgaataaatacggtaaatgtctTTGGTATTTCTTACACGAAAAATTgtgaaactgaatatttttcacTTCTTTCTCACCTATGCGTCAAACAAATTCGGAAATTTCAGATTTACTGTAAAACACTACATTTTGCAGTATACTGAACAAAAACACGTCATGCTTCACGTAGTGCCTCTCGTGCAGAGTGAATTTATCCTACTGGGTTAATGCCGTAACTTTGCAGCCTCAAAATGATTTATGATCATTGTCCATGGTTTAGCACAAAGACTGCTGCATAGAAAGGAAACCAGCTTTTGGATCGGGTTAAACTTGAACCTATATTCACATCATTACATTGTGCTAAATGAAGATACTGTGGCAAATCAATCCGAGGATCACATCTGCAAGTCGACTATTTCCACGGCGTAGAAACAAAATAGTCAGTCTGGGATGCAGTGCAGGAGCAGGGAAGCGCTGGCATCGTCTGCGGCCCCACCAGTGAATTGGGCGTTCATCAGCAGCGTGTGCAGCGGAGCCAGCTGGAAACTTGTAATAACCGTTTTGGATTGCCGCCATTCGCCACTCAGCACACAACTCAAGGAGCATCAAAGTACAGCAGAGGTAACAACAACTCCAATCCACAACTTCTTCCATATGCACAGAAACAAGCAACATATGCACACATATGCCGTCATATAATGCGCCGTATAGGCGCATAGTAAAAAGCTAGTAACAAGCATGATGCAGATAGGATGAGAATTTTAATGTTAGAGAAAAGTTTTTACATGATATCTTTTCCATGTTCCATActttaacctcacaagggtcggcCGGTGCtgaagggtactcggacgtttggtcgccggatgtttggtcaccggacgtttggtcgtccggacatttggtcgcccggacatttggtcgcccggacgtttggtcgccggacatttgacgacatgacagagagtttactgttgaaaccagctctcaaaattatattcacccgggcgaccaaacgtccggcgaccaaacgtccggcgaccaaacgtccggcgaccaaacgtccggcgaccaaacgtccggcgaccaaacgtccggcgaccaaacgtccggtcgcggtgctgaagcctatcgcGGCCAAATACGGGCAGTAgccagggaacaccctgaattggtgggcatccaatcacagggcacagtgAGGCAAataactattcatgctcacactcatacatagagacaagttagcatacaattagcctagcatgcatgcttttgggatcatgcaaactccacagaggaaggtcagaacccacctgggatcgaaccctcaatctcagaactgcaaagctaaccacttgtccaacTAACATGGTTCTATCTGGGAAAAAATATGATAACTAAACTCAAACATGTTACCATGTGAATATTCATGACTGTAACTATTTTTGTAGAGAGGTGATAGTTGCGGTGTAAAACGTGCTAACTCATAAAAAGATAACTTATTTAGGTTTTAATAACttatgtaaaaatgtaatatgCAAAACCGGAAAAACTATCATATAAAAACTTAATAATTACCATGTAAAAAATGGTATCTATCAGCATATCATATTAAAAAACATGGTAATTATCACATGCAAAACCATAAATTTAAGATacgaaatgtaaaaatattggaCTTAACTCCTGTGTGAGCAAATCATATAGCATTATGTTTTTATATGATAGTTATCAGACTTAATATGATAATGATCACATTTGTTCATGATACCATGTTAAAACAGAATTATCATTTCATTATCATGCAAATTATCCGATTTTTAGATTACATGATAtcatggattttttgggggggtgcaaTGGGAAACAATATATCTCtctgtgagtgtgtttgtgtttttttttcctttacatcttttttttctaaataaggAACTCAATTATTAATCTTCTTGTTCCCCTTTCGGAGGTCAGTGAAATTCAAAATTGTGAGACTACCGctgtaaacaaaatttatttagtTTAATATTTTCCAATAGCTGTGGCAACATGGGGGAGATGTCAGCAATCTTGGCCTCAGGTGAGAAGGTAGCCAGACTCATCAAAATGAGTGACAGGTTTGCAGGCGGCCACATGCCGTGCTTCTTTGTGCCCCGAGGTGCCAGTTGCACCTTGGTGCTGTCGACTGAGCCCGCCAAATCTTGCACCCCGTTTAGTCAGCCTCAACCACAGTGGGTGGATGGGAATTGTGTAAAAATCTGCACGAATGGAATGTCTGCAAATATCTGCTAGCCATCAACACATGAACAGAAGGAATGAGTCATACTTCAGAAATGACAGTTTTAATAACGGTGATACGCTCTCAAAAAAGGCAGTCAAGTAATAATGATGACCACATTTTTAGGGGGGTATAACTCGCCTTTGTCGTGGCCTATGGTTTTATGGGCATTTTTACCCATATACATTTTTTACTcatttgggtgggttttctctgggtgttccagtttcctcccacatcccaaaacatgcatggtaggctggttaaacactcttaaTTGCTCCTAGGGATGaaagtgagcatgaatggttgtccgtctctttgtgccctgtgattggctggctacggattcagggtgtcccctgcctggtgtccatagttggctgggataggctccagcacccccacgaccaatgttccctctaattttttgtttgtctgggcagaaagacaacctccctgagcacactgagtaccggtgtgagcaacatcatcattgctcgctatgggcacacaccagtatcacacctgccataagcaggtgcatgtctaccacccataaatgatctagtcataataaaatgtaatgattaatatctatgaatgggcagcccggcggatgagtggttcgcgcgtcggcctcacagctaaaaaaaaaataataaaaaatggggattttattttgtgcgctccatatgatttgctgtgcgcagagaagacgagagtagtgcgcaattgcgcacgcgcgcagcttagaagGAACATTGCCCatgacccttgcgaggataagcggttccgaaaaagaatgaatgaaaaaaattacaaagcgATTTCGAAAtatttggtcatttatttcgTCACATGACAATCGCCAAAAGTAGGTGGTGATACGATTTATTGAAATGAGTTCTAAACAATGGGATTACATTTCGGTTGACACATTCAGAATGTCAAACTCTTGAGCATTAGTCTTTAATTGAATCATTATAAATTAGCAGATTTTTGCATTCTTTTAAAACTTAAACCAATGGTTTAAACCACTTTAGCACTTTCAGAGGACGCTATTAGCTAACTTTAGGCCGATTTATAAACCGATACGCTCATATATCTCACGTCAAAACCGATTTTGTGGTTGAAATTGTCCATTAAAAAACATGTCACTAGATTGTGCTAGTCGTGATAATGGATGTATTTATACTTGAGGCACTGAAAGAAGTAAAATTCCTGatagaaatggtaaaaaaagccatcatggacatttaaaaaaaagattaaatgagattaaattattgttggggttattctgggatgttattatatgttcattaatcattaatagggaTAGGagctatattttaatttgggctatattttaagctgggaccgagcaagctcgagaacacttccccccacagctgttttcgaggacatttaattgttttcaggacaccatgttccgggggactgttgatctgagtttgcaatgaagatctacaaaggactcttaaattgctttgacttggattacggcagatggcgataatcgaatcaacttccgaaaatactcgcatattgtttaaaaaatattgtcgCTCTGTTTGCCTTTTATGAAATTgtttgcttacttgtgcaaattcttacgcaggtgtttttggtttccgacctgatatgcaattattgaggcagttgttttttgaccttaaaggtgttattcggttagcttatgcaattgtttgaatcagattaccttaagtgttttgattatgcgccgacaaaatggacagaggaggatgtcgtttcttcagaatatcccggtggcgaggacgatgCCAGGGGactgattctccttgcaagtttgtagctagagtcatacctgtcaacctctgccgataactgccattataaatgattatgattcaccttacaaaccccaaaaaaaccttacaaacaccgtacgagtcgtacggtgtttgtaaggtattgggggtttgtaaggggaatcataatcatttataagggcagttatcggcagaggttgacaggtatgtagagTATGTCAATAATGTCTCTCTATtttgattaaagtatacctaataATAAACGTATCAATTATCTTCAGAATGTCGGTGCAAATTGTTTTATAAGGTATGAAACTACCCTAATACGCTGTGAAGGTGTGGCTTAGTTTTACAGCTTTGAAGAAGTGATGCATGTCCTCATACACAAATTTGGGACAAAAGATGATCAATGCAAAGACATTCTTGCTTAGGAAACTGTGTACTAGTGTATAAATAAGATGGTTTGACCAGGCAAAATTCCCAGGTGAGGGGGAGGAATCTTTGCGTGGAATCCAAAGAGGGGGAgagaagtaataaataaataaagtaggaGACAATGGAAGGAGTCCAGTTTGCAGGGAGAAATCCAACCATAAAGCCAGCAACAATGTGTTCTGAATGTAAGCAATTACTATGTTTGAGTGTGCCTtacggctgggattggctctagcgccccccgcgagccttgcgAAAATGTGCGGTACGGATGGTGAATGAATACTGTTTGATATTggtttgtatgtatatttagGTAGGTAGTAAACAATTTGGAGGTTCTGGAAGACTGGTAACCAGGTGACAATCGTgtaacaaaaatctgattttccTCAACATAAGAGTAGGCGGGAACATGAAGCATTTAGCTAAAAGTGGCTAAAAGCAATGTGATGGGCTTTCTTTTTCTGGTCCTCATCAGCAGATGAGCTGCTGAATTTCATAGTAAGTggtgtggtcagttattaataattattttatgaGGATGAGAAAAGAAAGCGTCAAAGTGATCAATGCGGCGAGAGATAGAAGCGTGCATTAGCGCAGTTGAGTTTTCCCGAGACAAAAAACAAGCAAGTTGAGTAATAGTAAAGTCGTTTGAAACATTGGTTAGAGtagaatatattaaaaaaaaaaaaatttagggTTGAAgaatttaatgaaaacaaagctTATTATCattaacaaaaatgaatgaattttagaattataatatattttatgtatatataaaaataatattatttattaaaattaataacattaatagtccttttggattttgttttattgatgtgAAAGTAACTCTTCTATAGATACAAAAATGcctctatttacgaatgcctctcggtatgaaattttcagatACAA belongs to Stigmatopora argus isolate UIUO_Sarg chromosome 9, RoL_Sarg_1.0, whole genome shotgun sequence and includes:
- the tmem271 gene encoding transmembrane protein 271, whose product is MKLSGKGLCVVLSSSLLFACALSELVLGLRCVSLGSSVKEHFHLGAPAGAFYSGLLLGTGQVVLAVALLCCTGKPRGRNLVLLGVVVFLLGVLAAFSGAVVDGDTASLVERKFSHYCVHTGQVSRACRELREYRRSLVISTVLSTLECLLGLLNLVLIQRYKAAQFSRTRQVQRQSSGPIIFNEERDCSSADFQPVSYINLAVLNVLDESGGEAQRAGHPSVELPGYSPADPELNHCFPFSFPLPSEMPPAYEDIFPAQARDT